In the Ilumatobacteraceae bacterium genome, one interval contains:
- the metH gene encoding methionine synthase, which produces MSVETMRQVANERILILDGASGSEIQALGVTEDDLRGDRFADHGRSLAGNNDLLILSKPDAVRHLHSSYLAAGADIITTNTFSSTTVAQREYGLDDAALVHDLNVAGARLAREMADDAQQADGRPRWVAGALGPTNITLSLSPRVEDPAYRALTFRELAQAYREQIAGLVEGGADVLLVETVFDTLNAKAAIWAARRHAAETGHSTPLMISGTITDRSGRTLSGQTVGAFWQSIRHAQPLSVGLNCALGGAEMRPYIQEIATLADTLVCAYPNAGLPNALGEYDETPEHTAAIIGEFAESGFVNIVGGCCGTTPAHIEQIAAAVDGLAPRRVEERAPRLQLSGLESFTLTADVPFVNVGERTNVTGSAKFRRLITNGEFAEALDVARQQVENGAQIIDVNMDEGLLDSEQAMVTFLNLIAAEPDIARVPVMIDSSKFEVIEAGLECVQGKAVVNSISMKEGVDQFLEQARVCRDHGAAVIVMAFDEDGQADTAERKIEICSRAFELLRSELDFPADDIIFDPNIFAIATGIADHDRYGLDFIEATAELRRRYPHSHISGGVSNLSFAFRGNERVREAMHSVFLYHAISNGMRLGIVNAGQLGVYEQIEPELRELCEDVVLARRSDAAERLLDAATDYVGDGASVKERIGQEWRDWDVDKRLEHSLVNGITEFIEADVEESRVRLASPVSVIEGPLMDGMNIVGDLFGSGKMFLPQVVKSARVMKQAVAYLTPFLEAEREAAIAAGGSIADNSNGTVVLATVKGDVHDIGKNIVGVVLGCANYDIIDLGVMVHAQTILDTARDCGADVIGLSGLITPSLDEMVNVASEMQRQGFTVPLLVGGATTSRIHTALRVTPAYEGGPVVHVGDASRAAGVISKLLNPGQRGEFLADLDAEYTRVIASHERAEVERNRLTLDEARVNAGEFDCDPSILVAPTFTGPRTIEGIDVGDLVEYIDWTPFFHAWGLRGRYPAILTDSSMGDTATSLFDDARRMLDRIVDEQWFLPRAVVGFWPAHRDGDDILLSEHGRRLHGLRQQLKRRDGKPNLSIGDFIAPPAADTIDHVGAFAVTTGPEEVAIAERFEAANDDYSSILVKALADRVAEALAERTHAQVRRELWGYAPDESLTPQELIAEAYRGIRPAPGYPAQPDHSEKVTIFELLEAETRIGVELTESYSMWPGSSVSGLYFAHPDAKYFAVGRIQRDQVESYAERKGLTVEETERLLGTILAYQPS; this is translated from the coding sequence ATGAGCGTCGAGACCATGCGGCAGGTCGCGAACGAGCGGATCCTGATCCTCGACGGGGCGAGCGGCAGCGAGATCCAGGCGCTCGGCGTCACCGAGGACGACCTCCGCGGCGACCGGTTCGCCGACCACGGGCGTTCGCTCGCCGGCAACAACGACCTCCTGATCCTGTCGAAGCCCGACGCGGTCCGGCACCTCCACAGCAGCTACCTCGCTGCCGGCGCCGACATCATCACCACCAACACCTTCTCGTCGACCACCGTCGCCCAGCGCGAGTACGGCCTCGACGACGCAGCACTGGTGCACGACCTCAACGTCGCCGGCGCCCGACTCGCCCGCGAGATGGCCGACGACGCTCAGCAGGCCGACGGACGGCCACGCTGGGTCGCCGGTGCGCTCGGACCCACGAACATCACCCTGTCGCTCTCGCCCCGCGTCGAGGATCCGGCCTACCGAGCGCTCACGTTCCGGGAGCTGGCCCAGGCCTATCGCGAGCAGATCGCCGGCCTGGTCGAGGGCGGCGCCGACGTGCTCCTCGTCGAGACCGTGTTCGACACGCTCAACGCCAAGGCTGCGATCTGGGCGGCGCGGCGCCATGCGGCCGAGACCGGACATTCCACGCCGCTGATGATCTCGGGCACGATCACCGACCGTTCGGGACGGACGCTGTCCGGCCAGACCGTCGGCGCGTTCTGGCAGTCGATCCGACACGCGCAGCCCCTGTCGGTCGGTCTCAACTGCGCCCTCGGTGGCGCCGAGATGCGACCGTACATCCAGGAGATCGCCACGCTTGCCGACACGCTGGTGTGCGCGTACCCGAACGCCGGCCTGCCGAACGCCCTCGGCGAGTACGACGAGACGCCCGAACACACCGCCGCCATCATCGGCGAGTTCGCCGAATCCGGGTTCGTCAACATCGTGGGCGGCTGCTGTGGCACCACCCCTGCCCACATCGAGCAGATCGCCGCCGCCGTCGACGGGCTTGCCCCCCGACGTGTCGAGGAACGCGCGCCGCGCCTGCAGCTCTCGGGTCTCGAATCGTTCACGCTCACCGCCGACGTGCCGTTCGTGAACGTCGGTGAACGCACCAACGTCACCGGTTCGGCCAAGTTCCGCCGCCTGATCACCAACGGCGAGTTCGCCGAGGCGCTCGACGTCGCTCGGCAACAGGTCGAGAACGGCGCCCAGATCATCGACGTGAACATGGACGAAGGCCTGCTCGACTCCGAGCAGGCGATGGTCACGTTTCTCAACCTGATCGCCGCCGAGCCCGACATCGCCCGCGTGCCCGTGATGATCGACTCGTCGAAGTTCGAGGTGATCGAGGCCGGGCTCGAATGCGTCCAGGGGAAGGCGGTCGTCAACTCCATCTCGATGAAGGAGGGCGTCGACCAGTTCCTCGAGCAGGCGAGGGTGTGCCGAGACCACGGGGCTGCCGTGATCGTCATGGCGTTCGACGAGGACGGCCAGGCCGACACCGCCGAGCGCAAGATCGAGATCTGCAGCCGGGCGTTCGAACTGCTGCGCAGCGAACTCGACTTCCCCGCCGATGACATCATCTTCGACCCGAACATCTTCGCGATCGCCACCGGCATCGCCGACCACGATCGGTACGGCCTCGACTTCATCGAGGCGACCGCCGAGCTGCGCCGCCGCTACCCGCACTCCCACATCTCGGGCGGCGTCTCCAATCTGTCATTCGCCTTCCGCGGCAACGAACGGGTTCGCGAGGCGATGCACTCGGTGTTCCTCTACCACGCGATCTCGAACGGCATGCGGCTCGGCATCGTCAACGCCGGCCAGCTCGGGGTCTACGAGCAGATCGAGCCCGAGCTGCGCGAGCTGTGCGAGGACGTCGTGCTGGCCCGCCGGTCCGACGCAGCCGAACGTCTGCTCGACGCAGCGACGGACTATGTCGGCGACGGCGCGTCCGTGAAGGAGCGGATCGGTCAGGAATGGCGTGACTGGGACGTCGACAAGCGGCTCGAGCACTCGCTCGTCAACGGCATCACCGAGTTCATCGAGGCCGACGTCGAGGAGTCACGCGTCCGCCTGGCCTCGCCCGTCTCGGTCATCGAGGGCCCGCTGATGGACGGCATGAACATCGTCGGCGACCTGTTCGGTTCCGGCAAGATGTTCCTGCCACAGGTCGTGAAGTCGGCCCGCGTCATGAAGCAGGCGGTCGCGTACCTCACCCCGTTCCTCGAAGCCGAGCGCGAAGCGGCGATCGCCGCGGGCGGCTCGATCGCCGACAACTCCAACGGCACCGTCGTACTGGCGACCGTGAAGGGCGATGTCCACGACATCGGCAAGAACATCGTGGGCGTCGTGCTCGGATGCGCGAACTACGACATCATCGATCTCGGTGTGATGGTGCACGCCCAGACGATCCTCGACACCGCCCGAGATTGCGGTGCCGACGTGATCGGCCTCTCCGGGCTGATCACGCCGTCGCTCGACGAGATGGTCAACGTCGCCTCCGAGATGCAGCGTCAGGGATTCACCGTGCCGCTCCTCGTCGGCGGCGCCACCACGAGCCGGATCCACACGGCGCTGCGCGTGACCCCGGCGTACGAGGGCGGTCCGGTCGTGCACGTCGGTGACGCCAGCCGGGCTGCAGGGGTCATCTCCAAGCTCCTGAACCCCGGTCAGCGTGGCGAGTTCCTGGCCGACCTCGACGCGGAGTACACCCGCGTCATCGCCTCCCACGAACGGGCCGAAGTCGAACGCAACCGGTTGACGCTCGACGAGGCCCGGGTCAACGCGGGCGAGTTCGACTGCGATCCCTCGATCCTCGTCGCCCCCACGTTCACCGGACCCCGAACCATCGAGGGCATCGACGTGGGTGACCTCGTCGAGTACATCGACTGGACACCGTTCTTCCATGCCTGGGGCTTGCGTGGCCGCTACCCCGCCATCCTCACCGACAGCTCGATGGGCGACACGGCGACATCGCTGTTCGACGACGCCCGGCGCATGCTCGACCGCATCGTCGACGAGCAGTGGTTCCTCCCGCGCGCGGTCGTCGGCTTCTGGCCGGCACATCGCGACGGCGACGACATCCTCCTGTCCGAGCACGGCCGCCGCCTGCACGGGCTCCGCCAGCAACTCAAGCGGCGCGACGGTAAGCCGAACCTGTCGATCGGCGACTTCATCGCTCCCCCGGCCGCCGACACCATCGACCACGTCGGCGCCTTCGCGGTCACGACCGGACCGGAAGAGGTCGCGATCGCCGAGCGGTTCGAGGCAGCGAACGACGACTACTCGTCGATTCTGGTCAAGGCCCTCGCCGATCGGGTCGCCGAGGCCCTCGCCGAGCGAACCCACGCTCAGGTTCGACGCGAGTTGTGGGGCTACGCGCCCGACGAGTCGCTCACGCCGCAGGAGCTGATCGCCGAGGCGTACCGCGGGATCCGCCCGGCCCCCGGCTATCCGGCCCAGCCCGACCACTCGGAGAAGGTCACGATCTTCGAACTGCTCGAGGCCGAGACGCGGATCGGCGTCGAGCTCACCGAGTCGTACTCGATGTGGCCCGGTTCATCGGTGTCGGGGCTGTACTTCGCCCACCCCGACGCCAAGTACTTCGCGGTCGGACGCATCCAGCGCGATCAGGTCGAGTCGTACGCCGAACGCAAGGGGCTCACGGTCGAGGAGACCGAGCGGCTGCTCGGCACGATCCTCGCCTACCAGCCGTCGTGA
- the metF gene encoding methylenetetrahydrofolate reductase [NAD(P)H]: MTLSVSFEVFPPKTDAGLRTLSEAVARLDDIDPAYISVTYGAGGSDRQRSFDTIDVVRSSTSAPIAAHLTCVGQSRADVDAVIDRYLDLGVDHIVALRGDPPGGIDAPYEPHPDGFHSTADLVAAIKRRGDLSVSVSAYPERHPQSPTDDHDLDVLAAKVDAGADRAMTQMFFDNGHFVDYLRRVRARGVEVPIVPGIFPIHSFPAVARFAARCGATMPAAIARRFDGLDDDRAATHELAADLAATQIRELTTHGVEHVHLYTLNRSELALAVCDRLATVSA; the protein is encoded by the coding sequence ATGACGCTCTCGGTCAGTTTCGAAGTGTTCCCGCCGAAGACCGACGCCGGGCTTCGCACCCTCTCGGAGGCGGTCGCTCGACTCGACGACATCGACCCGGCCTACATCTCGGTCACGTACGGCGCGGGTGGATCCGACCGGCAGCGGTCGTTCGACACCATCGACGTAGTTCGGTCGTCCACGTCGGCGCCGATCGCCGCCCACCTCACCTGCGTCGGCCAGTCGCGGGCCGACGTCGATGCGGTCATCGACCGGTACCTCGACCTCGGTGTCGATCACATCGTGGCGCTCCGCGGTGACCCGCCCGGCGGCATCGATGCCCCCTACGAACCCCACCCCGACGGTTTCCACTCAACCGCCGACCTCGTTGCCGCCATCAAGCGTCGCGGCGATCTCTCGGTATCGGTGTCGGCGTACCCCGAGCGCCACCCGCAGTCACCGACCGACGATCACGACCTCGACGTGTTGGCCGCGAAGGTCGACGCCGGCGCCGACCGGGCGATGACCCAGATGTTCTTCGACAACGGTCACTTCGTCGACTACCTGCGTCGGGTCCGCGCCCGAGGCGTGGAGGTGCCGATCGTCCCGGGCATCTTCCCGATCCATTCGTTCCCGGCGGTCGCCCGGTTCGCAGCACGTTGCGGTGCCACGATGCCGGCGGCGATCGCCCGACGCTTCGACGGCCTCGACGACGACCGGGCGGCGACGCATGAACTCGCCGCCGACCTCGCGGCAACCCAGATCAGGGAACTGACGACGCACGGGGTCGAACACGTGCATCTGTACACGCTCAACCGCTCCGAACTTGCGCTCGCGGTCTGCGACCGCCTGGCGACGGTGTCGGCATGA
- a CDS encoding metalloregulator ArsR/SmtB family transcription factor, which produces MGLSSSAMLDVLRAIGEETRLRIVLLLQHGELTVTDMTEILGQSQPRISRHLKLLADAGVVDKHREGTRAFFELTTRGPIGALVADVTANTDPHDPVGAADLDRLEQVRGRRSAEAQQYFTAIAKHWDELRSLHATDDDVEAAILDTIGDHDYRSVLDLGTGTGRMLQLVAHERIERAVGLDSSHTMLAVARANLERAEVRRVDLRQGDVYSPPLERGAFDLVIIHQVLHFLDDPARAIREAAHLLAPGGRLLIVDFAPHSLEFLRSDHAHRRLGIRSDTLVGWLEQAGLAIGPVRVVEPPLGVERTDEELLTVSLWTGIDTRTGAERSDDPALAPSKEAAS; this is translated from the coding sequence ATGGGACTGTCCAGTTCGGCGATGCTCGACGTGCTCCGGGCGATCGGGGAGGAGACACGACTGCGCATCGTGCTCTTGCTCCAACACGGTGAACTCACGGTCACCGACATGACCGAGATCCTCGGGCAGTCACAGCCCCGGATCTCTCGGCACCTCAAGCTCCTGGCCGACGCCGGGGTCGTCGACAAGCACCGCGAGGGCACACGGGCGTTCTTCGAACTGACCACGCGGGGACCGATCGGCGCCCTCGTCGCCGACGTCACCGCCAATACCGATCCCCACGACCCGGTCGGCGCCGCCGACCTCGACCGCCTCGAACAGGTGCGGGGTCGTCGGTCCGCCGAGGCGCAGCAGTACTTCACCGCGATCGCCAAACACTGGGACGAACTCCGCTCGCTGCACGCCACCGACGACGACGTCGAGGCGGCGATCCTCGACACGATCGGCGACCACGACTACCGCTCGGTCCTCGACCTCGGTACCGGCACCGGTCGGATGCTCCAGCTGGTCGCCCACGAGCGGATCGAGCGCGCCGTCGGGCTCGACAGCAGCCACACGATGCTGGCGGTCGCCCGCGCCAACCTCGAACGGGCCGAGGTGCGGCGGGTCGATCTCCGCCAGGGCGACGTGTACAGCCCGCCGCTCGAGCGCGGCGCCTTCGACCTCGTCATCATCCACCAGGTCCTCCACTTCCTCGACGACCCGGCCCGAGCCATCCGGGAAGCAGCACACCTGCTCGCTCCGGGTGGACGACTGCTCATCGTCGACTTCGCCCCGCACTCGCTCGAGTTCCTGCGCTCCGATCACGCCCACCGGCGACTCGGCATCCGGTCCGACACCCTCGTGGGTTGGCTCGAACAGGCGGGCCTGGCGATCGGGCCGGTCCGCGTCGTCGAACCACCGCTCGGCGTCGAACGAACCGACGAAGAACTCCTCACCGTCTCGCTCTGGACCGGGATTGACACCCGGACCGGTGCCGAACGGTCCGACGACCCCGCACTCGCGCCCAGCAAGGAAGCCGCATCATGA
- a CDS encoding ATP-binding cassette domain-containing protein — protein sequence MTPPAPGHRLGVEHLTKRYGDHTVVDDLTFDVPPGRVTGFLGPNGSGKSTTMKIVLDLAAADGGRARIGGHRYRELPEPSRTVGALIETDAFHPGRSGRNHLRVLADATGVDQRRVDAVLDEVGLADAADRRAGAYSLGMRQRLGLAAALLGEPPVLILDEPGNGLDPQGIRTLRNLLRDRAARGGTVFVSSHLLAEIEHLADDVVVIDQGRLIAHGPLAELRRASMLVRSSDASGLARVLEAAGATTETEGTDGLIVSGMESDEIGDRAFAGGIAVHELTRRAGSLEELFLDWTAHASADQPSAAEDPA from the coding sequence GTGACCCCGCCCGCGCCCGGCCACCGGCTCGGCGTCGAGCACCTGACGAAGCGATACGGCGACCACACCGTCGTCGACGACCTGACCTTCGACGTGCCGCCGGGGCGGGTCACCGGCTTCCTCGGGCCGAACGGTTCGGGCAAGTCGACGACGATGAAGATCGTGCTCGATCTCGCCGCGGCCGACGGTGGTCGCGCCCGGATCGGCGGTCACCGTTACCGCGAGCTTCCCGAACCCTCCCGCACGGTGGGCGCGCTGATCGAGACCGACGCATTCCATCCCGGCCGCAGCGGGCGCAACCACCTTCGGGTCCTCGCCGACGCGACGGGTGTCGATCAGCGTCGGGTCGACGCCGTTCTCGACGAGGTCGGGCTCGCCGATGCAGCCGATCGTCGTGCCGGCGCCTACTCGCTCGGTATGCGCCAGCGGCTCGGTCTCGCGGCTGCCCTCCTCGGCGAACCACCGGTGCTGATTCTCGACGAGCCCGGGAACGGCCTCGACCCGCAGGGCATTCGCACCCTTCGGAATCTGCTGCGCGACCGCGCCGCCCGAGGCGGGACGGTCTTCGTGTCGAGCCACCTGCTCGCCGAGATCGAACATCTGGCCGATGACGTCGTGGTCATCGATCAGGGCCGACTCATCGCGCACGGCCCGCTGGCCGAGCTCCGCCGCGCGTCGATGCTGGTGCGGAGCTCCGATGCGAGCGGGCTCGCCCGGGTGCTCGAGGCGGCTGGGGCGACGACCGAGACCGAGGGTACCGACGGGCTGATCGTGAGCGGGATGGAGAGCGATGAGATCGGCGATCGTGCGTTCGCCGGCGGCATCGCCGTCCACGAACTCACGAGGCGCGCCGGCTCGCTGGAGGAACTGTTCCTCGACTGGACCGCACACGCGTCGGCCGACCAACCGTCGGCCGCGGAGGATCCGGCATGA
- a CDS encoding glutamine--tRNA ligase/YqeY domain fusion protein encodes MATPDPDTSADRTSTDFVRELVQRDLADGVFSRVQTRFPPEPNGYLHIGHAKAITADYDLAADFDGVCNLRFDDTNPDTEDTSFVDGIIDDVTWLGYEVGEPLYASDYFEQLADWAELLITDGKAYVDDQDGDTIRAQRGGYGNAGIESPHRDRTPEENLDLFRRMRAGEFPDGAKVLRAKIDMQHENMQLRDPVMYRIRRGHHHRTGDTWVIYPTYDWAHGQSDAIEGVTHSFCTLEFDSHRPLYDWFLEQLPLPHEQPRQTEFARLELTHTITSKRKLAKLVADGIVDGWDDPRMPTLRGMRRRGYPASAIREFCRFIGLARTNSRHQVELFESFVRTQLNRTAQRRMAVLHPVKLQLTNWPTGADGNPVVEYFEVTNNPENEADGTRSVAFSGELFIEQDDFRADPPPKYFRLTPGREVRLRGAYLVTCTGFEADDDGNVTTVLATYDPDTKGGSAPDGRKVKSTMHWVSAAHAVPATVALYERLFSAEVPGEATGDPLDDVDPNSRELLTDCRVEAALADTAPGEVVQFERIGYFAHDPREPMLFHRTVGLRDEWANIQKRQG; translated from the coding sequence ATGGCGACGCCCGATCCAGACACCAGCGCGGACCGAACGAGTACCGACTTCGTACGGGAATTGGTCCAGCGCGACCTCGCCGACGGCGTGTTCAGCCGGGTGCAGACCCGGTTCCCGCCCGAGCCCAACGGCTACCTCCACATCGGTCACGCCAAGGCGATCACCGCCGACTACGACCTCGCCGCCGACTTCGACGGTGTCTGCAACCTGCGGTTCGACGATACGAATCCCGACACCGAGGACACCTCGTTCGTCGACGGCATCATCGACGACGTGACCTGGCTCGGCTACGAGGTCGGCGAACCGCTCTACGCGAGCGACTACTTCGAACAGCTCGCCGACTGGGCCGAACTGCTGATCACCGACGGCAAGGCGTACGTCGACGACCAGGACGGCGACACGATCCGGGCCCAGCGGGGCGGCTACGGCAACGCGGGCATCGAATCGCCACACCGCGACCGCACCCCCGAGGAGAATCTCGACCTGTTCCGTCGGATGCGGGCCGGCGAGTTCCCCGACGGCGCCAAGGTGTTGCGGGCCAAGATCGACATGCAGCACGAGAACATGCAGCTGCGCGACCCCGTCATGTACCGCATCCGGCGTGGCCACCACCACCGCACCGGCGACACCTGGGTGATCTATCCCACGTACGACTGGGCGCACGGCCAGAGCGATGCGATCGAGGGCGTCACGCACTCGTTCTGCACGCTCGAGTTCGACAGCCACCGCCCGCTGTACGACTGGTTCCTCGAGCAGCTCCCACTCCCCCACGAGCAGCCTCGCCAGACGGAGTTCGCCCGGCTCGAGCTCACCCACACGATCACGTCCAAGCGCAAGCTCGCCAAGCTGGTCGCCGACGGCATCGTCGACGGCTGGGACGACCCGCGCATGCCGACGCTGCGCGGCATGCGTCGGCGCGGCTACCCCGCTTCGGCAATCCGCGAGTTCTGCCGGTTCATCGGCCTGGCTCGCACCAACAGCCGCCACCAGGTCGAACTGTTCGAGTCGTTCGTGCGAACCCAGCTCAACCGCACCGCGCAGCGGCGCATGGCGGTGTTGCATCCCGTGAAACTGCAACTCACCAACTGGCCGACCGGCGCCGACGGCAACCCGGTCGTCGAGTACTTCGAGGTCACCAACAACCCGGAGAACGAGGCCGACGGCACGCGCTCGGTGGCGTTCTCGGGCGAGCTGTTCATCGAGCAGGACGACTTCCGGGCCGACCCGCCGCCGAAGTACTTCCGACTCACCCCCGGCCGGGAAGTGCGTCTTCGCGGCGCCTACCTGGTCACGTGCACCGGCTTCGAAGCCGATGATGACGGCAACGTCACCACGGTGCTGGCCACCTACGACCCCGACACCAAAGGCGGATCCGCCCCCGACGGCCGCAAGGTGAAGTCGACGATGCACTGGGTCTCCGCGGCCCACGCCGTGCCGGCCACCGTCGCGCTGTACGAGCGGCTGTTCTCGGCCGAGGTGCCCGGCGAGGCGACCGGCGACCCGCTCGACGACGTCGATCCCAATTCGAGGGAGCTGCTCACCGACTGCCGGGTCGAGGCCGCACTCGCCGACACCGCTCCCGGCGAGGTCGTCCAGTTCGAACGGATCGGCTACTTCGCGCACGACCCGCGTGAACCGATGCTGTTCCACCGCACCGTCGGCCTGCGCGACGAGTGGGCCAACATCCAGAAGCGCCAGGGCTGA
- the hrcA gene encoding heat-inducible transcriptional repressor HrcA, whose amino-acid sequence MLDDRKTAILRAVVQEYIATAQPVGSSHIANSADINVSSATVRNDMAALESEGYLIQPHTSAGRVPTDLGYRFFVDHLASPRQVDDATTKTVGEFFDVAHGRLEEMLHHTSDLLTRLTNNAAVVLGPKADAATIRSVQLVRLSAGAATAVFVFSNGGVESEIVEIDDETSDAALAAASVHLAGTLVGGTLADLDAVPPTGSASADTVCNAVVEAIRVSAADDHVYVGGASTVAASFEAVDVVRQVLHTLEQQFVVVSLVRDIVDRGMSVAIGVEHGVEPLSACSVVVAPVVVDGEHLGSVGVLGPTRMNYPQALATVDFVSDRLGRRLGEG is encoded by the coding sequence ATGCTCGATGACCGCAAGACCGCCATCCTCCGTGCCGTCGTGCAGGAGTACATCGCCACCGCCCAGCCGGTGGGATCGTCGCACATCGCCAACTCGGCCGACATCAACGTCTCGTCGGCCACCGTTCGCAACGACATGGCCGCGCTCGAGTCCGAGGGATACCTCATCCAGCCGCACACGTCGGCCGGTCGCGTGCCGACCGATCTCGGCTACCGGTTCTTCGTCGACCATCTCGCCTCGCCGAGGCAGGTCGACGACGCGACCACCAAGACGGTCGGCGAGTTCTTCGACGTCGCTCACGGGCGTCTCGAAGAGATGCTCCATCACACGAGCGACCTGCTGACGCGCCTGACCAACAACGCCGCCGTCGTGCTCGGGCCGAAGGCCGACGCCGCGACGATCCGGAGCGTCCAGCTCGTCCGGCTGTCCGCCGGTGCCGCGACCGCGGTGTTCGTGTTCAGCAACGGCGGGGTCGAGAGCGAGATCGTCGAGATCGACGACGAGACCTCCGACGCAGCCCTGGCGGCGGCGTCGGTCCACCTGGCCGGCACGCTGGTCGGCGGCACGCTGGCCGATCTCGACGCCGTCCCGCCGACGGGGAGCGCCAGCGCCGACACCGTCTGCAACGCGGTGGTCGAGGCGATTCGTGTCAGCGCTGCGGACGACCACGTCTACGTCGGTGGCGCGTCCACCGTCGCCGCCAGTTTCGAGGCGGTCGACGTGGTCCGTCAGGTCCTGCACACGCTCGAGCAGCAGTTCGTCGTCGTGTCGCTGGTCCGTGACATCGTCGACCGCGGGATGTCGGTCGCCATCGGGGTCGAGCACGGCGTCGAGCCGCTCTCCGCCTGTTCGGTGGTCGTGGCGCCCGTCGTCGTCGACGGCGAACATCTCGGATCGGTCGGCGTGCTCGGCCCGACCCGCATGAACTATCCACAGGCTCTGGCAACGGTCGACTTCGTGAGCGATCGCCTGGGCCGCCGACTCGGAGAGGGCTGA
- the dnaJ gene encoding molecular chaperone DnaJ: protein MAADYYDLLGVDRSASADELKKAYRKRARAVHPDANPDDPEAEAQFKELSKAYAVLSDDQQRARYDQFGEAGVGGAGGGGANFDDMFGGGGLGDIFDAFFGGGGGGNPFGGGARRPTGPPRGQDMEVAVAITFEQSVFGDQVSVDLKLPQACDTCDGSGAGEGTRPVTCSECSGSGQVRRVRQSVLGQMVSSSPCPRCGGLGEVITTPCETCRGEGRVTADKTYTIDVPAGVVDGSTLRLTRRGAAGPRGGAPGDLYVHLRVRPHDRYRRDDDDLVTEVPISIAQAALGTSVKLETLDGDEDLAVPAGTQPGHQFVLKGRGVPRLHGRGRGDLRAIVAVEVPTKLTSEESDLLRTFAEGRGETVGEGGSSLFSRIKSAFT, encoded by the coding sequence ATGGCCGCCGACTACTACGACCTGCTCGGGGTCGATCGATCCGCGAGCGCCGACGAACTCAAGAAGGCGTACCGCAAACGCGCCCGGGCGGTGCATCCCGATGCCAACCCCGACGATCCCGAAGCCGAAGCGCAGTTCAAAGAGCTGTCCAAGGCCTACGCGGTGCTGTCCGACGACCAGCAGCGCGCTCGGTACGACCAGTTCGGCGAAGCCGGCGTCGGTGGTGCGGGCGGCGGCGGTGCCAACTTCGACGACATGTTCGGCGGCGGCGGGCTCGGCGACATCTTCGACGCGTTCTTCGGCGGTGGCGGCGGTGGCAACCCGTTCGGCGGTGGCGCTCGGCGCCCGACCGGGCCGCCGCGCGGGCAGGACATGGAGGTCGCGGTCGCGATCACGTTCGAGCAATCGGTGTTCGGCGACCAGGTCTCCGTCGACCTGAAGCTGCCGCAGGCGTGCGACACCTGCGACGGGTCGGGGGCCGGCGAAGGCACCCGACCGGTCACGTGTTCCGAGTGCAGCGGTTCCGGACAGGTCCGGCGCGTGCGGCAGAGCGTGCTCGGCCAGATGGTGTCGTCGAGCCCGTGCCCGCGCTGCGGCGGCCTGGGCGAAGTGATCACGACGCCGTGCGAGACCTGCCGCGGCGAGGGGCGGGTCACCGCCGACAAGACCTACACGATCGACGTGCCGGCCGGCGTCGTCGACGGGAGCACCCTGCGGCTGACCAGGCGCGGTGCCGCCGGACCCCGTGGTGGGGCTCCCGGTGATCTGTACGTGCACCTGCGCGTTCGACCCCACGACCGCTACCGGCGTGATGACGACGACCTCGTCACCGAGGTGCCGATCTCGATCGCACAGGCCGCGCTGGGGACCTCGGTCAAGCTCGAGACGCTCGACGGCGACGAGGACCTCGCGGTCCCGGCGGGCACGCAGCCCGGGCACCAGTTCGTGCTCAAGGGGCGTGGCGTCCCCCGCTTGCACGGCCGAGGACGCGGCGACTTGCGGGCGATCGTCGCAGTCGAGGTGCCGACGAAACTGACGTCGGAGGAGTCCGATCTGCTGCGGACCTTCGCCGAGGGTCGGGGCGAAACGGTCGGCGAGGGCGGGTCGAGCCTGTTCTCCCGCATCAAATCCGCATTCACGTGA